In Hahella sp. HNIBRBA332, the genomic window GGCGGCGACGGAGCGTCCGGCTACCAGTACGATGGCGCCAACCCTATGTTGGGTGCCATGAACCTGCAGAAAGGGGATGTGATTCGTTCGGTGAATGGTCATGTTCTTGGAAACATCGAGCAGGATAGACAGATGATTCAGCAGCTGTATGAAAGCGGCATGCTGGAGGTGGAAATAGAACGGGATGGGGCGACTTTCACTATCAGTTACCCATTACGCTGAGCCAGTTACCCGCTGCGCTAAGCGACTTCCTCAAAGTAATGAAAATCAAAAAAAGATTGTTGAATGGACATGAAACATTTTAGAGCCTTTACATTTGCCTGGTTGTTGATTGCGGGTTTTTTCTCCGGCGTGGCGGGGGCCGAAGATCAGACATGGAAGGTCAACCTTAAAGACGCCGATATCCGCGCCTTCATTACTCAAATCGCCGACATCACCGGCTACAGCTTTGTAGTCGACCCCAGGGTGAAAGGCAAAGTCACCGTGGTGTCGAACGCCGCCATGGGGCGTGATGAAGTCTACGAAATGTTTCTTTCCGTGTTGAACGTACATGGTTTCGCGGCGATTCCTTCCGAAGGAATCATCAAAATTGTGCAGCAGAACGAGGCTAAACAAACCGCGGAGAACACCTCGATTTTCAAGACGGTGCCGCAGGAGCAGTTGGTGACCCGGGTCATACAGGTCAAGAACGCCAACGCCCTTGAGCTGGTGCCGATATTGCGTCCGATGGTGGCCAAATATGGACACCTTGCCGGAGTCGCCGCCGCCAACGCCCTGATTATCAGCGACCACGTCAATAACATCGCCCGTATTGAGCGCATCGTAAGCGAGCTCGACAGCCCCTCCAACTATCAACTTGAAGTCATTCAGCTGAAAGACGCCTGGGTAGGCGACATGGTTAAATTGTTGGAAGAGCTGGCGCCTTCCGAGCTGGGTAAAGGCGCGCCCAAAGGGCCCGCCAACAAGTTCAGCGTTGTAGCCGATGAGCGCAGCAACCGTCTGATCCTGAAAGGCGATGAGAACTTCCGCGATAAAATGCGCCTTCTTATCGCCAAGTTGGACCAGCCTGCGGCGGTGAGCGGCACCACCAAGGTTATCAACTTGCGTCATGCTGACGCGGAGGCTCTGGCTGAGTTGCTGAAAGGTCTGATGGGTGATATTGCGCCGGCAAAAGGCGAGGGAGCGGCAGCGGCGGCGCCTGGCGGCGGCAAAGTCAGCATCTATCCGGATGAAGGGTTGAATGCGCTGGTGGTGCGCGCGGAGCCTTCCATGATGAAAGAGATCGAGGCGATCGTTCAGCAGCTGGATGTGCGTCGTGCGCAAGTATTGATCGAGGCTGCGATTGTGGAAATCAGCGATGGTCTGAGTCGCCAGTTGGGTGTGCAAATGGCCGCTGGGGATTTGACTGGCAAGTCTGGTCCGGCCACTGTCACTAACTTCACTAACGTAGGCATTTCCGCCTCGGCGATACTGGCGGCTATCGCCAGCAACTCGACGCCTTCCATTGGTGGCGATATCGCTGCAGTGGCGATTGGCGAGGCTGATGGCAAAAAAGGCTGGGGCGCGTTGATTCAGGCACTGGGCACCAGTGGTCAGGCGAACCTGCTGTCCACGCCAAGCATCATCACTATGGATAACCTGCAGTCTGAAATTATCGTTGGTCAAAACGTGCCATTCCGTACCGGACAAACTGGCACTGGCACCGACGGCACCAGTAACCCATTCACTACTATTGAGCGTCAGGACGTGGGCTTAACCTTGCGTGTTACGCCAAGCATCAGTGATGGCGATCTGGTCAGATTGGAAATCGAACAGGAAACCTCTTCCATTGCGCCCTCCAACGAAAGCGCGTCGGATATCATCACCAATAAGCGTCAGATCAAGACCTCTGTCTTGGCGGACAATGCTGAAACCATCGTGTTGGGCGGTCTGATGAGCGAGAACTACAAATTGTCAGAAGCCAAGGTGCCATTGTTGGGCGATATCCCTCTGTTAGGCGCGCTGTTCCGTAGCACCAAGCGTGAAAAAGATAAGCAAAACCTTCTCGTATTTCTGCGTCCAACCATCCTGCGCAACAAGGAAGAAGCCAAGAAGGCGAGCCAGGATAAATATGATCAGCTGTGGGAGCTTAACCTCAGCATCAAACGCAATCATAAAGGCGATAAGCATGCAGAAACCATGATCAAGCCTTCTATGGACAGCGTATACAGAGAGAACGCGTTCGAGCAGTAAGACTTCTCAATGCCGGCGGCGGACAAGCTCCGCCGCCTCACGCCTGATATCTTCCTTCTATCTTTCTTTTCTAATTATCAATCTCGTCGCTGGGTTCCAGGGGCGGCATCGGACATCCCATCACCGCCGTTGCGGCGCGCAGCAACTCATATTCCTTCAAGCTGACATAACCATCGTAGCTGACGCATTGTGCGAAGGCCTCGACCACGGCTGGTTTAAGTAATGCTGACAGCTGTGACAATCTGTTGAGCGCATCCGTGAGCCGATCGGAAGCAAGTCTGGAGTAAAAGGTCGCTTGCAGGTGGGGGAAGTTCTGCGACATCACTTGTTTGAAGAACTGGCTGGGATTGTTTTCTGGATCTGCGCCTGAAGCGGTGACGCCCAAACGCGCAAAAGCGGAGATCATCAATGCAATTTCATCACCGGCTTGCTCATAGCGAGTCAAGGTTTCTCGTTGAGGAGCAAAGCCTTCATCCAGTTGCGTGCGTAACAGGGCGAGGATGGCGAATTCCGAAAGCGTCGTGCGTTCGTCCAGAGCAACAATTTGTTGCGCGGTGACGACGACTTGAGAGCGAGTGGCGACGGCCCCTCCTTTCAATGCGCCAAGACAGACTTCTAAAAGCGGTAAGCGATGATTGGCCGGTAATGTCGTGATCTTGCGTTCAAGGCTGTCGACTTCTGGCATGCTCTTTATGGGAGTTCCCGAGGAGTGCAGGATATTCTCGCCCACCGGCAATCTGACTGGCGATTCCAGTAGCAGTAGAGCATAGATCATGCTTTCCGCCTGACTTGGCGTGTGCAGGGCGTCGCCAAAGGTGGCTTGCAGCTGTTGCAGTGTTCGCTGGCTCCAGTCATGCGTCGCCTGTGTATGACGTCCAACCTGCCTGGCGATGCCTGTGCTTTTGATTTGCTCCGTGCAAGGCGGCGCGCTCCCGGGTGCGAATCCCGATGTGGCTGGATGGGCGCTAGAGGCTGATGCTGTAGTTTGTTGGGCCTGGCCTTGATTGCGGCGCGCTCTCTGTTTGGTCAGAAAAAGTGGATCCACAGCGCGAATGCGTTCATCTAGCGGCGGATGGGAGGCGAACCAGGCGCTCAGTTTCAGGCTCTCTCCAAAGCACATATGGTTGACTTCCTGGGCGTTGGACGTATGTCCCAGGTAGGAGTGTGTCTGGTTTTCCCTGATCTTGAAGAGTGCGCCAGCGATGCCTTCTGGATTGCGGGTAAACTGCACCGACGATGCGTCCGCCAGATATTCCCTTTGGCGGGAGAGCGCAGCTTGAATCAGGCGGCCGAAAAACAGGCCTATATAGCCCAATATGAACAGAGTGAATCCCGCTGCGACGACGATTATGATCCCACGCGCGTCGCGTGAGCGCCCACCGCCGCTTCGGCTGGACATTCGCAGCAGAAAGGCCCCGGTGGAGCCTATCAGGAGGATGCCGGCAAGAACGGCGATAATCTGTACATTCAGGCGGGTGTCAGCGTTCAGAATGTGGCTGAACTCATGGCCAATGACGCCTTGTAACTCATCCCTGCTTAGTGAGTTAAGCGCGCCGGCAGTGACTACCAGAGACATATCCTCAAGCGTGTAGCCCGCCACAAAGGCGTTGATGGCTTCTTCCTTGTCCATGATGTAAATACTGGGAATGGGTACGCCGGAAGCAATGCTCATTTCCTCCACGATATTGACCAGGCGACGCTCATTCGGGTTCTGAGTCGCCGCATTGATCTGGCGGGCGCCAACCATCTGCGCAACGGAGCGTCCGCCGTGCCTCAACTGTAAAAAGCGTTTGCCTGCGCCCACTGCGACGATGGCGATGACCGCTAGCGCGACCCACCAGGCTGGGCCGGCCAGCCAGACGCCAGGGGTCATACGCGCATCCACAAAGTAGTAGTAAGCGACGAAGCCGGCGATATTAATGGCGAGTGCGATACCTATCAGGGCGGCGGCGAAATGGAGCAGGAGTATCCCGGAGAGCTTGCGCGCGCGCTCTTGTTTGGCGAAAAAGTCCATGGCTTGTCAGGAATCAGTTAAAGCTGACTTTGACAGCCTGACGAGCCTCGGCGGACTCGATTTCAAACATCTCTGTTTCTTTGAAGCCGAAAAAGCCGGCGATAAGATTGCTGGGGAATTGTTCTCGATAGGTGTGATAGGTCATAACGGCGTCGTTGTATGCCTGACGGGCGAAGCCAACTTTGTTTTCCGTGCTGGTTAGCTCTTCCATTAACTGTTGCATGGTTTGGTTCGCCTTGATGTCCGGATAGTTTTCAGACACAGCGTAGAAGTTCGCCAGAGCGCGGCTCAGCATGCCTTCGGCCTGAGAAAGCTGCTTGATGCGCTCTCCTTCCTCAGGCCGTTGCGCCGCCGCCTGTTGCGCATTGATAGCCTGGCTGCGCGCCTGCATGACTTTCTCCAACGTGTCCTGCTCATGCTTCATAAACGCCTTGGCGGTTTCCACCAGATTGGGTATCAGGTCGTGACGGCGCTGTAACTGTACGTCTATTTGGGCGAAAGCGTTCTTGAAGCGATTCTTCAGGGATACGAGTTTGTTGTAGATGGATATCAGGTAGAAGGCGACGGCGATGATGACGACAATGCCGATAATCGCGGAAATGCTCATTGATAGGCTCCCGTAATAGAATGTTTTCCCGCATGTTAAATGAGGGCGTTACGCAAGTTCCACCCTCACGCTTGGCGTCAAGCGTGATGAGGCGGCGGTCAGGTTTGCGGCGCGTGACTGACTTTCATGAACTCTATGAATTCTTCCGGCGGCACCGGCTTGCTGTAATAGTAGCCCTGCGCCAGCGTACAGCCGTCATGCTTCAGGAAGCGCTCTTGCCGCGGCGTTTCCACACCTTCGGCGATGACATCCAGGCGCAGGCTTTTGCCCAGCTGAATGATGGCGTGCACGATTTGGGTGTCGTCTTCGTCTTTCATCAAGTCACGGACAAATTGTTTGTCGATCTTGATCTTGCGGATAGGCAGCTGCTTCAGGTAACTGAGCGAAGAAT contains:
- the gspD gene encoding type II secretion system secretin GspD, with the translated sequence MDMKHFRAFTFAWLLIAGFFSGVAGAEDQTWKVNLKDADIRAFITQIADITGYSFVVDPRVKGKVTVVSNAAMGRDEVYEMFLSVLNVHGFAAIPSEGIIKIVQQNEAKQTAENTSIFKTVPQEQLVTRVIQVKNANALELVPILRPMVAKYGHLAGVAAANALIISDHVNNIARIERIVSELDSPSNYQLEVIQLKDAWVGDMVKLLEELAPSELGKGAPKGPANKFSVVADERSNRLILKGDENFRDKMRLLIAKLDQPAAVSGTTKVINLRHADAEALAELLKGLMGDIAPAKGEGAAAAAPGGGKVSIYPDEGLNALVVRAEPSMMKEIEAIVQQLDVRRAQVLIEAAIVEISDGLSRQLGVQMAAGDLTGKSGPATVTNFTNVGISASAILAAIASNSTPSIGGDIAAVAIGEADGKKGWGALIQALGTSGQANLLSTPSIITMDNLQSEIIVGQNVPFRTGQTGTGTDGTSNPFTTIERQDVGLTLRVTPSISDGDLVRLEIEQETSSIAPSNESASDIITNKRQIKTSVLADNAETIVLGGLMSENYKLSEAKVPLLGDIPLLGALFRSTKREKDKQNLLVFLRPTILRNKEEAKKASQDKYDQLWELNLSIKRNHKGDKHAETMIKPSMDSVYRENAFEQ
- a CDS encoding LemA family protein, with product MSISAIIGIVVIIAVAFYLISIYNKLVSLKNRFKNAFAQIDVQLQRRHDLIPNLVETAKAFMKHEQDTLEKVMQARSQAINAQQAAAQRPEEGERIKQLSQAEGMLSRALANFYAVSENYPDIKANQTMQQLMEELTSTENKVGFARQAYNDAVMTYHTYREQFPSNLIAGFFGFKETEMFEIESAEARQAVKVSFN
- a CDS encoding M48 family metallopeptidase codes for the protein MDFFAKQERARKLSGILLLHFAAALIGIALAINIAGFVAYYYFVDARMTPGVWLAGPAWWVALAVIAIVAVGAGKRFLQLRHGGRSVAQMVGARQINAATQNPNERRLVNIVEEMSIASGVPIPSIYIMDKEEAINAFVAGYTLEDMSLVVTAGALNSLSRDELQGVIGHEFSHILNADTRLNVQIIAVLAGILLIGSTGAFLLRMSSRSGGGRSRDARGIIIVVAAGFTLFILGYIGLFFGRLIQAALSRQREYLADASSVQFTRNPEGIAGALFKIRENQTHSYLGHTSNAQEVNHMCFGESLKLSAWFASHPPLDERIRAVDPLFLTKQRARRNQGQAQQTTASASSAHPATSGFAPGSAPPCTEQIKSTGIARQVGRHTQATHDWSQRTLQQLQATFGDALHTPSQAESMIYALLLLESPVRLPVGENILHSSGTPIKSMPEVDSLERKITTLPANHRLPLLEVCLGALKGGAVATRSQVVVTAQQIVALDERTTLSEFAILALLRTQLDEGFAPQRETLTRYEQAGDEIALMISAFARLGVTASGADPENNPSQFFKQVMSQNFPHLQATFYSRLASDRLTDALNRLSQLSALLKPAVVEAFAQCVSYDGYVSLKEYELLRAATAVMGCPMPPLEPSDEIDN